One stretch of Francisella sp. LA112445 DNA includes these proteins:
- a CDS encoding co-chaperone GroES, whose protein sequence is MNIRPLQDRVLVRRAEEETKSAGGIILTGSAQEKPSEGEVVAVGNGKKLENGTTLPMDVKVGDKVLFGKYSGSEVKAGDETLLMMREEDIMGIIG, encoded by the coding sequence ATGAACATTCGTCCATTACAAGATAGAGTATTAGTACGCCGTGCAGAAGAAGAAACAAAATCTGCTGGTGGTATTATCTTAACTGGTAGTGCTCAAGAGAAACCAAGTGAAGGTGAAGTTGTAGCTGTTGGTAACGGTAAAAAGCTAGAGAATGGAACTACACTGCCGATGGATGTAAAAGTTGGTGATAAAGTACTATTTGGTAAATACTCTGGTAGTGAAGTAAAAGCCGGTGATGAAACTCTTCTTATGATGAGAGAAGAAGATATCATGGGTATTATTGGGTAA
- the groL gene encoding chaperonin GroEL (60 kDa chaperone family; promotes refolding of misfolded polypeptides especially under stressful conditions; forms two stacked rings of heptamers to form a barrel-shaped 14mer; ends can be capped by GroES; misfolded proteins enter the barrel where they are refolded when GroES binds), with amino-acid sequence MAAKQVLFSDEARAKMLDGVNTLANAVKVTLGPKGRNVVLDKSFGAPTITKDGVSVAKEIELEDKFENMGAQIVKEVASKTADVAGDGTTTATVLAQALLTEGLKAVAAGMNPMDLKRGIDKAAAKLVEELKVLSKPCSDSKAIEQVGTISANSDATVGKLIAEAMAKVGKEGVITVEEGKGFEDELDVVEGMQFDRGYLSPYFATNQENMTTDLESPYILLVDKKISNIRELLPVLEGVSKSGKALLIIAEDVESEALATLVVNNMRGVVKVCAVKAPGFGDRRKAMLEDIAILTGATVISEELGMKLEEANMEHLGTASRVQVSKDDTTIIDGAGDKEAISNRVTQIKANVAEATSDYDKEKLQERLAKLSGGVAVIKVGAVTEAEMKEKKDRVDDALHATRAAVEEGIVAGGGVALIRAQKALDGLTGDNDDQNHGIALLRKAIEAPLRQIVQNAGGESSVVVNEVKAKEGNHGYNAANDTYGDMVEMGILDPTKVTRSALQHAASIAGLMITTEAMVGEIKEDAPAMPMGGGMGGMPGMM; translated from the coding sequence ATGGCTGCAAAACAAGTTTTATTTTCAGATGAAGCTCGTGCAAAAATGCTTGATGGTGTTAACACTTTAGCTAACGCTGTAAAAGTTACTTTAGGTCCTAAAGGCCGTAATGTTGTTTTAGATAAGTCATTTGGTGCGCCAACTATCACTAAAGATGGTGTATCTGTTGCAAAAGAAATCGAGCTAGAAGATAAGTTTGAGAATATGGGTGCTCAAATAGTGAAAGAAGTAGCATCAAAAACTGCTGATGTAGCTGGTGATGGTACTACTACTGCAACTGTACTTGCTCAGGCTCTACTTACAGAAGGCCTAAAAGCTGTTGCGGCTGGTATGAACCCAATGGATCTAAAAAGGGGAATCGATAAAGCTGCTGCTAAATTAGTAGAAGAGTTAAAAGTACTTTCTAAGCCTTGTTCTGATTCTAAGGCTATCGAGCAAGTTGGTACAATCTCTGCTAACTCAGATGCTACAGTAGGTAAGCTTATTGCTGAAGCTATGGCAAAAGTTGGTAAAGAAGGCGTGATCACTGTAGAAGAAGGTAAAGGCTTTGAAGATGAGCTTGATGTAGTTGAAGGTATGCAGTTCGATAGAGGTTATTTATCACCATATTTTGCTACAAACCAAGAAAATATGACTACTGATTTAGAGAGCCCATATATTTTACTTGTAGATAAGAAAATCTCTAATATCCGTGAGTTACTTCCTGTACTAGAGGGTGTTTCTAAGTCTGGTAAAGCTTTATTAATCATCGCTGAAGATGTAGAAAGCGAAGCTTTAGCTACTTTAGTTGTAAACAACATGCGTGGTGTGGTTAAAGTATGTGCTGTGAAAGCTCCTGGATTTGGTGATAGAAGAAAAGCTATGTTAGAAGATATAGCTATCTTAACTGGCGCTACAGTTATCTCTGAAGAACTAGGTATGAAGCTTGAAGAGGCTAATATGGAGCATTTAGGTACAGCTAGTAGAGTACAAGTGTCTAAAGATGATACTACAATTATTGATGGAGCTGGTGATAAAGAAGCTATCTCTAATAGAGTAACTCAAATCAAAGCAAATGTTGCAGAAGCTACTTCAGACTATGATAAAGAAAAACTACAAGAAAGATTAGCTAAGCTATCTGGTGGTGTTGCTGTGATCAAAGTTGGTGCTGTTACAGAAGCTGAGATGAAAGAGAAAAAAGACCGTGTCGATGATGCTCTACATGCTACTCGTGCAGCTGTGGAAGAAGGTATCGTTGCTGGTGGTGGTGTTGCTCTTATCAGAGCGCAAAAAGCTCTTGATGGTTTAACTGGTGATAATGATGATCAAAACCACGGTATAGCTCTACTTAGAAAAGCAATAGAAGCTCCTCTAAGACAGATCGTACAAAATGCTGGTGGCGAGTCTTCTGTAGTTGTAAATGAAGTAAAAGCTAAAGAAGGTAACCACGGTTATAATGCAGCTAATGATACTTATGGTGATATGGTTGAGATGGGTATCTTAGATCCAACTAAAGTTACTCGTTCAGCTTTACAGCATGCTGCTTCAATTGCTGGTCTAATGATCACAACAGAAGCTATGGTTGGTGAGATCAAAGAAGATGCTCCTGCTATGCCTATGGGTGGCGGCATGGGCGGTATGCCAGGCATGATGTAA
- a CDS encoding helix-turn-helix domain-containing protein, translating into MKIPASKELDIKKAILKAIENNTSPAKLADSFGVSKSTIYKYRRGLVEQGFIQKNENGVYVISPNKFSIKPSKVPKTADLELSYQSESLEVKDNQYVHIKDHHVQNLNDQAEQPEEEQEVEVKILKKKQNFTPIEEPNDKQKGLLQKLFGKFIKKKS; encoded by the coding sequence ATGAAAATCCCCGCTTCAAAAGAGTTAGATATTAAAAAAGCTATATTAAAGGCTATAGAAAACAACACAAGTCCTGCTAAATTAGCAGATAGCTTTGGTGTATCTAAAAGTACTATTTATAAATATCGTAGAGGATTAGTAGAACAAGGATTTATCCAAAAGAATGAAAACGGTGTATATGTAATATCACCAAATAAATTCTCTATAAAGCCATCTAAAGTCCCTAAAACAGCTGACCTTGAGTTATCATATCAAAGTGAAAGCTTAGAAGTTAAAGATAATCAATATGTACATATTAAAGATCATCACGTACAAAATCTAAATGACCAAGCTGAGCAACCTGAAGAAGAACAAGAAGTAGAAGTAAAAATTTTAAAGAAAAAACAAAACTTCACTCCTATCGAAGAGCCTAATGATAAACAAAAAGGACTCTTGCAAAAACTCTTTGGTAAATTTATTAAAAAAAAAAGTTAA
- a CDS encoding NAD(P)/FAD-dependent oxidoreductase: MTIPNSKFDVIIIGAGAAGLMCAIEAAKRNRKVLVLDHANKVGKKILMSGGGRCNFTNYNIAPDRYIADNQHFMKSALSRYTQWDFISLVSDYQIPFHEKTLGQLFCDNKAKDIVNMLLDECKKYNAQIKLHTSITSIKKQDELFHITTQDNDYTCNSFVIATGGLSIPTMGATGFGYKIAKQFGLKVNTQRAGLVPFIFNQKDQKRFGQLKGISIFCRVSNDKTHFDENILFTHKGLSGPAILQISSYWNTGESIKIDLSPNVQINDFLNQKKALGSKSIIKNILSELFPKNFVAVFFDDGILNKRACDLSFDDINILHTKLHEWIIYPQTTEGYRTAEVTLGGVSCDELSSKTLESNKIKGLYFIGEVVDVTGWLGGYNFQWAWASGWAAGQVV; the protein is encoded by the coding sequence ATGACTATACCAAATAGTAAATTCGATGTGATAATAATCGGCGCAGGCGCTGCTGGGCTTATGTGTGCTATCGAAGCAGCAAAAAGAAATCGCAAAGTACTTGTGCTAGATCACGCTAATAAAGTTGGTAAAAAAATATTGATGTCTGGTGGTGGGCGTTGCAACTTTACTAACTATAATATTGCACCTGATAGATATATAGCTGATAATCAACACTTCATGAAATCCGCTCTATCTCGCTATACTCAATGGGACTTTATATCCTTAGTAAGTGATTATCAAATACCCTTTCATGAAAAAACTTTAGGGCAACTTTTTTGTGATAATAAAGCTAAAGATATAGTTAATATGCTCTTAGATGAATGTAAAAAATATAATGCCCAAATAAAGCTACACACATCAATAACGAGTATAAAGAAACAAGATGAGCTATTTCATATTACTACACAGGATAATGACTATACATGTAACTCATTTGTAATTGCTACTGGTGGTTTATCAATCCCGACAATGGGAGCGACAGGCTTTGGCTATAAAATAGCAAAGCAATTTGGTCTAAAAGTAAACACTCAAAGAGCTGGATTGGTACCTTTTATATTTAATCAAAAAGATCAAAAAAGATTTGGACAATTAAAGGGAATTTCTATTTTTTGTAGAGTATCTAATGATAAAACACATTTTGATGAAAATATCCTTTTTACACATAAAGGCTTAAGTGGTCCAGCTATCTTACAGATATCATCATATTGGAATACTGGAGAATCTATAAAAATTGATCTATCACCAAATGTCCAAATCAACGATTTTCTAAATCAAAAAAAAGCACTAGGGTCAAAATCAATTATAAAAAACATATTATCGGAGTTATTTCCTAAAAACTTTGTTGCTGTTTTTTTTGATGATGGCATACTAAATAAAAGAGCTTGTGATTTATCTTTTGATGATATAAATATCCTTCATACAAAATTACATGAGTGGATTATATATCCTCAAACCACTGAAGGCTATCGCACCGCAGAGGTAACACTAGGTGGTGTTAGTTGCGATGAACTATCGTCAAAAACATTAGAATCCAACAAAATCAAAGGCTTATATTTTATTGGTGAAGTTGTTGATGTTACAGGATGGCTTGGAGGTTACAATTTTCAATGGGCTTGGGCTTCTGGTTGGGCCGCTGGACAAGTTGTATAA
- a CDS encoding tautomerase family protein: protein MPQVKIFSLEKNLKEIKEQLSEIVHTTIVDVLSFPKDKKFHRFISFDQENMIFPNDKTQQYIIIEIMMMKGRETSTKKNLIKSLFKNINKELKIALNDIEICIIESEPSNWGFRGITGDEIKLNYKVNL, encoded by the coding sequence ATGCCACAAGTAAAGATATTTAGCTTAGAAAAGAATCTAAAAGAAATTAAAGAGCAACTATCCGAGATAGTCCATACCACAATAGTTGATGTATTATCTTTTCCTAAAGACAAAAAGTTTCACCGTTTTATCTCTTTTGATCAAGAGAATATGATATTTCCTAATGATAAAACTCAGCAATATATAATTATTGAAATCATGATGATGAAAGGAAGAGAAACTAGTACAAAGAAAAATCTAATAAAATCTTTATTCAAAAATATAAACAAAGAATTAAAGATCGCCCTTAATGATATAGAAATTTGTATTATAGAAAGTGAACCCTCTAATTGGGGATTTCGAGGAATCACTGGTGATGAGATAAAGCTAAATTATAAAGTTAACTTATAG
- a CDS encoding SDR family NAD(P)-dependent oxidoreductase, protein MRKQSILITGCSHCGIGYATAVHLKELGHRVFASARKQKDVDALISEGFETYLIDVTNYQSIDNALDDILTKTNGTLDVVFNNAGYGQAGAIEDIETKFLNEQFETNVFGLHYLTTKAMKIMRKQGYGKIIQHSSVLGLVSMKYRGFYNASKYAIEGLTDTMRLELEGSNIFITSLNTGPITSKFRENSIKTIKNVDYENSAHKDEYEKILARQNKPVPFNEPALSVAKVVEKIINSNKPKPRYYITKATWIMAIFKRILSTNTLDKILKKY, encoded by the coding sequence ATGAGAAAACAATCGATCTTAATAACAGGCTGCTCTCACTGTGGTATAGGATATGCTACAGCTGTTCATCTTAAAGAGCTCGGCCACCGAGTTTTCGCATCAGCAAGAAAACAAAAAGATGTCGATGCTTTAATTTCTGAGGGTTTTGAAACTTATTTAATTGATGTAACTAATTATCAAAGTATAGATAATGCTCTAGATGATATTTTAACTAAGACTAATGGAACTCTTGATGTAGTGTTTAATAATGCCGGATACGGTCAAGCAGGAGCTATAGAAGATATAGAGACGAAGTTCTTAAACGAACAGTTTGAAACTAATGTTTTTGGACTTCACTATCTAACTACAAAAGCGATGAAAATAATGCGTAAACAAGGCTATGGTAAAATAATCCAACATAGTTCTGTATTAGGGCTTGTTTCAATGAAATATCGTGGTTTTTATAATGCTAGTAAATATGCAATTGAAGGGCTAACTGATACAATGCGTTTAGAGCTTGAAGGTTCAAATATATTTATAACTAGCTTAAACACAGGGCCTATAACTAGTAAATTTAGAGAAAACTCTATCAAGACTATAAAAAATGTTGATTACGAAAATTCTGCCCATAAAGATGAGTATGAAAAAATACTTGCTCGCCAAAACAAACCTGTACCTTTTAATGAACCTGCGCTATCAGTTGCTAAAGTAGTTGAGAAAATAATTAATTCTAATAAACCTAAGCCAAGATACTATATAACAAAAGCTACTTGGATTATGGCAATATTCAAAAGAATACTTTCAACAAACACTCTTGATAAAATTCTAAAGAAATATTAA
- a CDS encoding DUF2062 domain-containing protein: MNYYRARKLVKLKKSLGQTKGLRFVEEKLLKKSLWRLSYGSVARALMIGLFWMMIPMPFQMIPTVIMCVYLGANIPIAIACVWISNPVTWLPIYFANYIFGSFLLGLNINIVDWRSYATYVMQNIDQFWRPLYLGSIVGGLVLGIVAFLLVYLVKFLRRG, from the coding sequence ATGAACTATTACAGGGCGCGTAAGCTTGTTAAACTGAAAAAATCTCTTGGTCAAACTAAAGGTCTTAGATTTGTAGAAGAGAAGTTACTTAAAAAGTCTTTGTGGCGTTTAAGCTATGGATCTGTTGCAAGAGCTTTAATGATAGGTTTATTTTGGATGATGATCCCGATGCCTTTTCAGATGATTCCGACAGTTATTATGTGTGTTTATCTAGGAGCAAATATACCTATAGCTATAGCTTGCGTATGGATTAGTAATCCTGTTACATGGTTACCGATATATTTTGCTAATTATATTTTTGGTAGTTTTTTACTTGGGTTAAATATTAATATAGTAGATTGGCGCTCTTATGCAACCTATGTTATGCAAAATATTGATCAGTTTTGGCGACCACTATATTTAGGTAGTATTGTCGGTGGATTAGTATTAGGGATAGTAGCTTTTTTATTGGTTTATTTAGTTAAGTTCTTGAGAAGAGGTTAA
- a CDS encoding SAM-dependent methyltransferase translates to MELKNIVPWGRSLEEYKQMFLLSENDLKSKILGCGDGPSSFNYEATSLGGNITSIDPTYKFSEKDIKQRIIETSNEVMEQLRINKDKYVWKNIESIDALYDIRMKSMDNFLRDYERGKSEGRYIYNTLPDLSSFADKSFDIVLCSHFLFLYSEQLDLDFHIKSILEMCRLAKSEVKIFPILDLESNRSKHLDKVLEVLDKNNYKYSIEKSSYEFQRNANQMLRISI, encoded by the coding sequence ATGGAATTGAAAAATATTGTCCCGTGGGGGCGAAGCCTTGAAGAATACAAACAAATGTTCTTACTCTCAGAAAATGACTTAAAGTCAAAAATTTTAGGTTGTGGTGACGGGCCTTCAAGTTTTAATTATGAAGCAACTAGTTTAGGTGGAAATATTACTTCTATAGACCCAACTTATAAGTTTTCTGAAAAGGATATAAAACAACGAATTATTGAAACTTCAAATGAAGTAATGGAACAACTTAGAATAAATAAAGATAAATATGTATGGAAAAACATAGAGTCTATAGATGCTCTCTATGATATTCGCATGAAGTCTATGGATAATTTCCTTAGAGATTATGAGCGTGGTAAGTCTGAAGGCAGATACATATATAATACACTACCAGATCTATCTTCCTTTGCAGATAAATCTTTCGATATAGTCTTATGCTCTCACTTTTTATTTTTATATAGTGAGCAACTAGATTTAGATTTCCACATAAAATCAATTTTAGAAATGTGTAGATTAGCAAAATCTGAAGTAAAAATATTTCCAATACTTGATTTAGAATCAAATAGGTCTAAACACTTAGATAAAGTATTGGAGGTATTAGATAAAAATAATTATAAATATAGTATTGAGAAAAGCTCTTACGAGTTCCAAAGAAATGCTAATCAAATGTTAAGAATTAGCATATAA
- a CDS encoding membrane dipeptidase — MFIIDGCCPLLVDRSKIQDYREGGCSIVTPTVGQNYGYSLTYGYVKEWFDFVNSSEDLLLIKDLSDLEKLQNSQKLGVVFHFQGTDAIEGDIDNVTVFKQLGVNIMQLTYNKKNLIGSGCEVEQDQGLTSLGLDFIDKCNKEKVIIDCAHTGEKTSLQAIERSSSPVIISHANPYECHATHSSRNVSRKLIKAIADNGGVIGLTGFPPFLTSDNHPSTECFMKHLNYLIDTAGIEHVSLGLDYYEGMSPYMSDVEAKAFYDKMKSRGDWSDDYTPPPHYYPEGIETPKKIKNLIPIMQKYGYKDSDIAKVMGENLLRIYKEVW; from the coding sequence ATGTTTATTATTGACGGTTGTTGTCCTCTTTTAGTTGATAGATCTAAAATACAAGACTATAGAGAAGGAGGATGTTCGATTGTAACTCCAACAGTGGGGCAAAATTATGGGTATTCTTTAACTTATGGTTATGTTAAAGAATGGTTTGACTTTGTAAACTCTAGTGAAGATCTTTTACTAATAAAAGACTTGTCAGATTTGGAAAAGCTTCAAAATAGTCAAAAATTAGGTGTGGTTTTTCACTTTCAAGGTACGGATGCTATTGAGGGAGATATTGATAATGTAACTGTTTTTAAGCAGTTAGGAGTCAATATAATGCAACTAACATATAACAAGAAAAACCTAATAGGTAGTGGATGTGAAGTTGAGCAAGACCAAGGATTGACTTCCTTAGGTTTAGATTTTATAGATAAGTGCAATAAAGAGAAAGTGATTATAGACTGTGCCCATACTGGTGAAAAAACATCACTTCAGGCCATTGAAAGATCATCATCACCTGTGATTATTTCACATGCTAATCCTTATGAGTGTCACGCAACTCATTCTTCGAGAAATGTCTCTCGTAAGCTTATTAAAGCTATAGCTGATAATGGTGGTGTGATAGGATTAACTGGATTTCCACCATTTTTAACTTCAGATAATCATCCTAGTACAGAGTGCTTCATGAAGCATCTTAACTATTTAATAGACACAGCAGGTATTGAGCATGTTTCTTTAGGTTTGGATTATTATGAAGGTATGTCTCCATATATGAGTGATGTAGAGGCAAAAGCTTTTTATGATAAAATGAAGTCAAGAGGAGATTGGTCAGATGATTATACTCCACCTCCACATTACTATCCTGAAGGTATAGAAACTCCAAAGAAAATTAAAAACTTAATACCTATTATGCAGAAGTACGGCTATAAAGATAGTGATATTGCCAAGGTTATGGGAGAGAATCTTCTAAGAATTTACAAAGAAGTATGGTAG
- the gdhA gene encoding NADP-specific glutamate dehydrogenase, translated as MNAQKYIDSVIAEVEKRDGHEKEFIQAVKEVFSTLKPALEQNPKYIEENILARMVEPERGISFRVPWVDRNGDVQVNRGFRYQFNGAIGPFKGGIRFHPSVYSGIIKFLGFEQVFKNSLTTLPMGGGKGGADFDPKGKTEQEIMNFCQSFMMELQRHIGPDRDVPAGDIGVGGREIGYMYGQYRRVRNSFENGVLTGKSLESGGSLIRPEATGYGAVFFLDEMLKHDGETMEGKTIVTSGYGNVAWGVCKKVAQLGGKVVTISGSKGFVHDPEGITTEEKIEFLLKIRNGEKTMQDYAKEFDASWHPGEKPWGIKADIAIPAATQNEIDVEDAKKLIEAGVKYVVEASNMPTTNEAIEFLMKKGINLAPGKAANAGGVAVSGLEMSQNSARLSWTAEEVEAKLQQIMANIFHACKFASSKYNLGYNLVAGANLAGFEKVAEAMIQQGRY; from the coding sequence ATGAATGCTCAAAAATACATTGATAGCGTAATTGCTGAGGTAGAAAAAAGAGATGGTCACGAAAAAGAATTTATTCAAGCAGTGAAAGAAGTATTCTCTACTCTTAAGCCAGCATTAGAACAAAACCCTAAATATATTGAAGAAAATATTTTAGCGCGTATGGTTGAACCTGAAAGAGGTATTTCTTTCAGAGTCCCATGGGTTGATAGAAATGGTGATGTTCAAGTAAATAGAGGTTTTAGATACCAGTTCAACGGTGCTATCGGTCCTTTCAAAGGTGGTATTAGATTCCATCCTAGCGTGTATTCTGGAATTATCAAATTCTTAGGTTTTGAGCAAGTTTTCAAAAACAGTTTAACTACACTTCCTATGGGTGGTGGTAAAGGTGGTGCTGACTTTGACCCTAAAGGCAAAACTGAACAAGAAATCATGAATTTCTGCCAAAGCTTCATGATGGAGCTACAACGTCATATTGGTCCAGATAGAGATGTTCCTGCTGGTGATATCGGTGTAGGTGGTAGAGAGATTGGCTATATGTATGGTCAATATAGAAGAGTAAGAAACTCTTTTGAAAATGGTGTACTAACTGGTAAATCTCTTGAGTCTGGCGGAAGCTTAATTCGTCCAGAAGCTACTGGTTATGGTGCTGTTTTCTTCTTAGACGAAATGCTTAAGCATGATGGCGAAACTATGGAAGGTAAAACTATAGTAACTTCTGGTTATGGTAACGTTGCTTGGGGTGTATGTAAGAAAGTTGCTCAACTAGGTGGTAAAGTTGTTACGATCTCTGGTTCAAAAGGTTTTGTTCATGATCCTGAAGGTATCACAACAGAAGAAAAAATCGAGTTCTTGCTAAAAATCCGTAATGGTGAAAAAACTATGCAAGATTATGCTAAAGAGTTCGATGCTAGCTGGCACCCAGGTGAGAAGCCTTGGGGTATAAAAGCTGATATCGCTATTCCTGCAGCAACTCAAAATGAAATAGATGTTGAAGATGCTAAAAAACTTATTGAGGCTGGTGTTAAATACGTTGTTGAAGCTTCTAACATGCCTACTACTAACGAAGCTATTGAGTTCTTAATGAAAAAAGGTATAAACCTAGCTCCGGGTAAAGCTGCTAACGCAGGTGGTGTTGCTGTTTCTGGTTTAGAGATGTCACAAAACTCAGCACGTCTATCTTGGACAGCTGAAGAAGTTGAAGCTAAACTACAACAAATCATGGCAAACATTTTCCATGCTTGTAAGTTTGCTAGTAGTAAATATAACCTTGGTTATAACCTAGTTGCTGGTGCTAATTTAGCTGGTTTTGAAAAAGTTGCTGAAGCGATGATCCAACAAGGTAGATATTAA
- a CDS encoding APC family permease — protein sequence MGSVSTENKVLGLKDVTIMAVTANFGIRWIPVAACLGASAIFFWILGALMFFLPLVVIAVQLSKKHPDEGGIYSWTVRALGEKAGFMVAWLYWVNTVFYYPAVLIFLATNFAYFIGRPDLVSNHYYITIVVLTAFWLVTIVSFYGLKANKYLVDIGGVLGSFLPAIAIIVLGFIAYLMVGQSATDFSLGNIIPHDNVWHNLSTLTIIMFAMAGIEIIPTFANSVKDAKRNLYYGLMISAFILLGLYILGTVALNLVASPDTINSASGLMQAFEVIGQRFGWDWFPRLMAFLLTFAELAAVSIWLLAPVVMFFKCTPKGILPEWLHKTNKHDSPRNALIFMGILVTLIVLLTNFLPSVNVMYQALILMATVLYFIPYLYLVVAYIKLKDNSYKYILGALVFISTSLGIIFSFQPPGDLKGFYDIAIYEFELILGPIVFILIGWLLFKFRKVK from the coding sequence ATGGGTTCAGTTTCAACTGAAAATAAGGTTTTAGGTCTAAAAGATGTAACAATAATGGCAGTTACAGCTAACTTTGGTATTCGTTGGATACCTGTTGCTGCTTGTTTAGGCGCTTCAGCAATATTCTTCTGGATACTTGGTGCGCTAATGTTTTTCTTACCACTTGTTGTAATTGCGGTTCAACTCTCTAAAAAGCATCCTGATGAAGGTGGTATTTATTCATGGACTGTTAGAGCCTTGGGTGAAAAAGCGGGTTTTATGGTAGCTTGGCTTTATTGGGTCAATACTGTGTTTTACTATCCAGCAGTACTTATTTTCTTAGCAACGAATTTTGCATATTTTATTGGAAGGCCTGATTTGGTTAGTAATCACTATTATATTACGATTGTAGTTTTAACAGCTTTTTGGCTAGTGACAATTGTTAGTTTTTATGGGCTAAAAGCAAATAAATACCTAGTTGATATTGGTGGTGTTTTAGGTTCATTTTTACCTGCTATAGCAATTATTGTTTTAGGTTTTATTGCATATTTAATGGTAGGGCAAAGTGCAACTGATTTTTCTTTAGGGAATATCATACCTCACGATAATGTCTGGCATAATCTATCGACTTTGACAATTATTATGTTTGCAATGGCAGGTATTGAGATTATCCCAACTTTTGCAAACTCAGTAAAAGATGCTAAACGTAATTTGTATTATGGTCTGATGATTTCAGCTTTTATTTTATTAGGGTTATATATCTTAGGGACAGTTGCTTTAAATTTAGTTGCTTCACCGGATACTATAAATAGTGCCTCTGGTCTTATGCAGGCATTCGAAGTAATAGGTCAAAGATTTGGTTGGGATTGGTTTCCAAGGTTGATGGCTTTTTTACTTACATTTGCAGAGCTTGCTGCAGTAAGCATCTGGCTTTTAGCTCCAGTAGTTATGTTTTTTAAATGTACTCCTAAAGGCATACTTCCTGAATGGTTACATAAGACTAATAAACATGACTCACCTAGAAATGCCTTAATATTTATGGGAATACTTGTGACATTGATAGTTTTATTGACTAATTTCTTACCATCAGTAAATGTAATGTATCAGGCCTTGATACTTATGGCAACAGTACTTTATTTTATACCATATCTATATTTGGTAGTTGCTTATATAAAACTTAAGGATAATAGTTATAAATATATTCTAGGAGCTTTAGTTTTTATATCAACTTCGTTGGGTATTATTTTTAGTTTCCAACCACCTGGAGATTTAAAAGGATTTTATGATATTGCAATATATGAGTTTGAGCTGATTTTAGGACCTATAGTATTTATTTTGATAGGGTGGCTATTATTTAAATTTAGAAAAGTAAAGTAA